A single Ascochyta rabiei chromosome 4, complete sequence DNA region contains:
- a CDS encoding tRNA (adenine(58)-N(1))-methyltransferase non-catalytic subunit trm6, translating into MHSHIRPNTHVALRLPSGILKIVELKPNTNIFLGKFGTFNSNLLLGRPYYLTYELLDKDDGKAKTELRVVPAAELHAEAVGDGHAPAPAPAADEEADDSAEGGAGFDIVGADGEVLMRNNRLTVDDATRQTLTMEEIEELKKAGTGSGKDIIAKIMASHQAISEKTAFSLAKYTLRKSRKFLRRFTALPLDVGRLAEHILEKEAYRIMELREDLLGLICSWSNVHCSAKTRVLTAEDGVSQIGGGRWLVVDDTGGLVTAALAEKMGLLYPTEEEESTSDDEEEAAPEPPSNSAPEPPSNSAPEPSSNSAPDTAMPDADTAADASTRPRKPPRPHIPQMSAYTNTLTILHPNNQPNLACLKYFGYDFGQPSPSHPLYKHLKSLSWLSLLSPSDDPSYIEPEQLTETELANMKSSKRGNYYKKRRRWEKCKRVVDETRRGGFDGLVVCTSMDVKGVLKELVPLVKGGGKVVVYHQNVEPLVELTDCYSKERRAAFIAREFGTDTRRNGKRTLGHRHDTNTTTADADADDDDGNDDDDDDDFPVNPTLLLAPTLQTARARQWQVLPERTHPMMTSKGGAEGYVFTGTRVIPVEGRVEARGHGTRKKRKTVVETAGETAGETVVETAGETPAKG; encoded by the exons ATGCACTCCCACATCCGCCCCAACACGCACGTCGCCTTGCGCCTGCCCTCGGGCATCCTGAAGATCGTCGAGCTCAAACCCAACAC AAACATCTTCCTGGGCAAATTCGGAACTTTCAACTCCAACCTCCTGCTCGGCCGGCCTTACTACCTCACCTACGAGCTCCTCGACAAGGACGACGGCAAGGCCAAGACCGAGCTGCGCGTCGTGCCAGCCGCAGAGCTCCATGCAGAAGCAGTAGGCGACGGACatgcgcctgcgcctgcgcctgcagcAGACGAGGAGGCAGACGACAGCGCTGAAGGCGGCGCTGGCTTCGACATTGTGGGTGCTGACGGCGAGGTGCTCATGCGCAACAACCGCCTCACCGTCGACGATGCGACACGCCAGACGCTCACCATGGAGGAGATCGAGGAGCTGAAGAAGGCCGGCACGGGCTCAGGCAAGGACATCATCGCGAAGATCATGGCCTCGCACCAGGCCATCAGTGAGAAGACGGCCTTCTCGCTCGCAAAGTACACTCTCCGGAAGTCACGCAAGTTCTTGAGGCGCTTCACCGCGCTGCCCCTGGATGTAGGGAGGCTTGCCGAGCACATCTTGGAGAAGGAGGCATACAGGATCATGGAGCTGAGGGAGGACCTGCTGGGCCTGATCTGCAGTTGGTCAAACGTCCACTGCAGCGCAAAGACCCGCGTCTTGACCGCCGAGGATGGAGTCAGCCAGATCGGAGGAGGAAGGTGGCTGGTCGTAGACGACACGGGCGGTCTCGTCACAGCCGCACTCGCCGAGAAAATGGGCCTGCTTTACCCcacagaagaagaggagtCGACTTCAGATGACGAGGAAGAAGCAGCACCAGAACCGCCCTCCAACAGCGCACCAGAACCGCCCTCCAACAGCGCACCAGAACCGTCCTCCAACAGCGCACCAGATACCGCCATGCCCGACGCCGACACCGCAGCCGACGCATCCACCCGTCCGCGCAAACCCCCACGACCACACATCCCCCAAATGTCCGCCTACACCAACACCCTCACCATCCTGCACCCAAACAACCAGCCCAACCTCGCCTGCCTAAAGTACTTCGGCTACGACTTCGGCcagccctcgccctcgcacCCCTTATACAAGCACCTAAAATCGCTCTCCTGGCTCTCCCTCCTCTCTCCCTCAGACGACCCATCCTACATCGAGCCCGAGCAGCTCACGGAGACGGAGCTAGCCAACATGAAAAGCAGCAAGCGGGGCAATTACTACAAGAAGCGCCGACGATGGGAGAAGTGCAAGCGCGTCGTCGACGAAACCAGGCGCGGCGGCTTCGACGGGCTGGTCGTGTGCACCAGCATGGACGTCAAGGGCGTGCTGAAGGAACTCGTCCCGCTCGTCAAAGGCGGCGGGAAGGTAGTCGTCTACCACCAGAACGTCGAGCCGCTCGTCGAGCTCACGGACTGCTACTCGAAAGAGCGCAGAGCAGCGTTCATCGCGAGAGAATTCGGTACAGATACACGGAGAAACGGCAAACGAACGCTCGGTCATCGCCACGACACtaacaccaccaccgccgacgccgacgccgacgacgacgatggcaacgatgatgatgacgatgatgattTCCCAGTCAACCCAACGCTCCTCCTCGCTCCCACCCTGCAGACCGCGAGAGCGAGGCAGTGGCAGGTCCTCCCCGAGCGCACGCACCCCATGATGACGAGCAAAGGCGGCGCCGAGGGCTATGTTTTTACTGGCACCCGCGTCATTCCCGTTGAAGGTCGTGTTGAGGCCAGAGGGCATGggacgaggaagaagaggaagacggTCGTCGAGACGGCTGGGGAGACGGCTGGGGAGACGGTTGTTGAGACGGCTGGGGAGACGCCAGCGAAAGGGTAA
- a CDS encoding subunit of the Arp2/3 complex, with protein MPAYHSVFLEEPNQQLIGNFALLPLRTRTRGPAQQLPALPADVTELSIDASHESYDPLDEILALFRANTFFRNFEIKGPADRVLIYGILYVSEVLGKIRPGMGRREAEKAVMNLALDTNFAIPGDAGFPLNQAFEAPPDRNAAEVLRQYIMQMRQELATRLLNRVYADETGAPSKWWLSYTKRKFMGKAL; from the exons ATGCCT GCCTACCACTCCGTCTTCCTCGAGGAGCCCAACCAGCAGCTGATCG GCAACTTCGCCCTCCTGCCGCTGCGCACACGGACCCGTGGCCCTGCACAGCAGCTCCCTGCGCTGCCCGCCGACGTCACCGAGCTCAGCATCGACGCATCACACGAGTCGTACGACCCGCTGGACGAGATCCTCGCCCTGTTCCGCGCAAACACATTCTTCCGTAACTTCGAGATCAAGGGCCCCGCGGACCGCGTGCTGATCTATGGGATTCTGTACGTGAGCGAGGTGCTGGGCAAGATCAGGCCGGGCATGGGGAGGAGGGAAGCCGAGAAG GCCGTCATGAACCTCGCGCTCGACACCAACTTTGCGATTCCCGGCGACGCGGGATTCCCGCTGAACCAGGCGTTTGAGGCGCCGCCGGACAGGAACGCGGCCGAGGTGCTGCGCCAGTACATTATGCAGATGCGGCAGGAGCTGGCCACGCGGTTGCTCAACAGGGTGTATGCGGACGAGACGGGCGCGCCGAGCAAGTGGTGGCTGAGCTACACCAAGAGGAAGTTCATGGGCAAGGCGTTGTAG
- a CDS encoding Subunit of heteropentameric Replication factor C (RF-C): MSDIEDEMDVDAPVADTSISFGGDTKKGKRSAANLPVEAEDSLPWVEKYRPNSLADVEGHQDIIATINKFVDSNRLPHLLLYGPPGTGKTSTVLALARRIYGNKNMRQMVLELNASDDRGIDVVREQIKTFSSTKQIFSAAPKPGDASLATFKLIILDEADAMTSTAQMALRRIMEKYTANTRFCIIANYTHKLSPALLSRCTRFRFSPLKERDIRNLVDKVVEDEKVNITQDATESLVTLSKGDMRRALNVLQACHASSTPLQPPGQPAADPSTIVRDQITQTTIYDCIAAPHPSDVKFILDTLLSTNDMTQCLRTVNNLKTMKGLALADILTTVSEELVKNDVPPQVMVTWMSGLADIEYRLSGGGSEAIQTGAAIGVVRTGVELMENGKK; the protein is encoded by the exons ATGTCGGATATCGAGGATGAGATGGACGTCGACGCACCTGTTGCAGACACCTCCATCAGCTTTGGGGGAGACACAAAGAAGGGCAAGAGAAGTGCGGCCAATCTGCCTGTCGAGGCCGAAGACTCGCTACCATG GGTGGAGAAGTACCGACCGAATTCCCTCGCCGATGTCGAAGGGCACCAAGACATCATAGCTACCATCAACAAGTTCGTCGACTCGAACCGACTTCCACATCTGCTCCTCTACGGGCCACCAGGCACCGGCAAGACATCAACTGTCCTCGCCCTCGCACGACGCATATATGGCAATAAGAACATGAGGCAGATGGTCCTGGAGCTGAATGCATCAGACGACAGAGGCATCGACGTGGTACGAGAGCAGATCAAGACCTTTAGCAGCACAAAACAGATCTTCTCGGCCGCACCAAAGCCAGGGGATGCATCGCTTGCCACCTTCAAACTCATCATCTTGGACGAGGCGGACGCCATGACTTCGACAGCGCAGATGGCCCTGCGACGGATCATGGAGAAGTACACAGCCAACACACGCTTCTGCATCATCGCAAACTACACACATAAGCTGTCCCCGGCGCTCCTCTCTCGATGCACCCGTTTCCGCTTCTCGCCACTGAAGGAGCGAGACATCAGGAATCTGGTGGACAAGGTTGTCGAAGACGAGAAGGTCAACATCACGCAAGACGCTACAGAGTCGCTGGTGACGCTCAGCAAGGGAGACATGAGACGAGCGCTCAACGTGTTACAAGCCTGCCATGCATCTAGCACGCCTTTGCAACCACCTGGGCAGCCTGCAGCAGACCCCAGCACCATCGTACGAGACCAGATTACGCAGACGACCATTTACGATTGCATTGCAGCACCGCACCCTTCAGACGTTAAATTCATACTGGACACACTGCTTTCGACAAACGACATGACCCAGTGTCTGCGCACAGTCAACAACCTGAAGACCATGAAGGGGCTGGCTTTGGCGGACATTCTCACTACAGTGAGTGAGGAGCTGGTCAAGAATGACGTCCCTCCTCAAGTCATGGTGACTTGGATGTCGGGTCTGGCAGACATCGAGTACAGACTCAGCGGAGGAGGCAGCGAAGCCATACAGACAGGAGCCGCCATCGGTGTGGTCCGGACCGGCGTGGAGCTAATGGAGAATGGCAAAAAGTGA